Below is a window of Campylobacter concisus DNA.
TCAACTCGCATGCGATGCCACCCACTTGTTGAAAATAGGTAAACTGAGTCACTTCCATGCCATCTAGCCAGACCTCCCAGCCTAGCCCCCAAGCGCCTAGCGTCGGGCTCTCCCAGTTATCCTCGACAAAGCGGATATCGTGATCTTTTAAATTTAACCCAAGCTTTTCAAGGCTTTTTAGATAAAGCTCCTGGATATTTTCCGGACTTGGTTTTATGAGCACCTGAAACTGATAATAAGCGCCCAAGCGGTTTGGATTTTCGCCGTATCTGCCATCAGTCGGACGGCGGCTTGGAGCTACGTACGCCGTCGCCCACGGCTTTGGTCCAAGACTTCTTAAAAAAGTCGCTTGATGATAAGTACCAGCACCAGCAGGCATATCGTATGGCTGAAGTATAACGCAACCTTGCTCTTGCCAATAGTTTTGAAGGGTTAATATTATTTGTGAAAATGTCATTGCTTTCCTTTTAAAATTTTACTTTACATAGTGTATAACTGCACCAGGTCCTAGTGGTAGATCAAAAATGTACCAAAATGACATTAGCGCTGTCCAAGAAATTAAAAATGCAACCGTATAAGGAAGCATAATAGAAACAACTGATCCGATTTTTAACTCTTTTTTGTATTTTTGCATAAAAGCTACTATCAAAACAAAAAACGGCATCAAAGGCGTTATTATATTCGTAGTAGAGTCGCCTATTCTAAAAGCAGCCTGTGTAAGCTCTGGCGAGAGTCCAAGATTCATAAACATTGGTACAAAAATTGGAGCCATCATCGCCCACTTTGCAGAATCAACAGCTATAAATAAATTTATAAAAGCGATCAAGAAAATAAAAACTATAATAAGACTAAGTCCAGTTAATCCGACCTCTTTTAGAAAAATAGAACCTTTTATAGAAAGCACTAGCCCAATATTTGAGGTATTAAAAAGATATGTAAATTGGGCTGCAAAAAATATCAAAACCAAAAATCCTGATAGCTCAGAAATAGATTGTTCCATAAATTTTATGGCGTCATTACTGCTTTTTATAGTCCTAGCGCCTACACCGTAAGCTACGCCTACCACTATAAAAAGCAACATCATAAAAACGACAATAGAATGCATAAAAGTAGATTTCATAAAGCTTTCATTACCTTTTGCTCCAAATAAAGAGCCAGAAGGCAAAATAGCCACAAGCAATAAAATCACAAAAACGATCAACGCTATAAGTGAAAATTTTAAGCCACGTTTTTGCTCTGCACTTATATCGCTATGCTCTTTTAGACTAAAATCACCTAAAAAATCAAATTTGCCAAGCCTAGGCTCTACGATTTTATCTGTTACAAACCAGCCAACAAATACGATCAAAAATGTCGAAGCGATCATAAAGTACCAATTTGCAGTTGCTAATACTACATAATCTGGATTTAACACGCTAGCTGCTTGCATAGAAAATGCCGCAAACATCGGGTCATTTGTACCGATTAATAAATTTGCCGACCAGCCACCGCTAACACCAGCAAAAGCAGCAGCTAATCCAGCAATTGGATGACGACCAAATCCAGCAAATAAAATAGCTCCGAGAGGGATTAGCACGACATAGCCAACAGAGGAAGCAACATTTGACATTACGCCAAGGAAAATAACGATTGGAGTTACCCATATTTTGGAAGATTTTAAGGCAATCTTTGTCATAAGTGCTGATAAAAGTCCAGACTTGTCTGCAATGCCAATACCTAGAATAATCGCAAAGACTACTCCCAAAGGATAAAAATTAGTAAAATTTTTAAGCACAGACGAAACAAAAGATCTAAGGCTATCAGCAGAAAGCAAATTTATAACATTTGCATTAAGCTGTGATATTTGTCCGTCTTTGATAGCCTGATAGCTTACACCAACGCCCATCTTTTCTAATACAAACGATATTATTATCGTAATAAGCGAAAGATAGATAAAAAGCATAGTTGGATTTGGCAATTTGTTACCAAAATTTTCGATAAAACTTAAGATTGAACTATTATTTTTTTTATTCATTTTTCCTAACCTAAAATAGATATAAAAATTTTTATCTCATCGCTGCTGTAAAGCTCAAAATCCGTTTCATAGGCTCTTTTTAGCTCACTACTTTCAAAATATCTCCAAATTTCACCCCAAAATTTTGCAACATTTTGTGGCTCTCTTGCAAAACTAAAAACGGCATATTTGCCACTTTTTATCTCTAAAATTTCATCGCTTTTGTGGCTTGATCTTGTGCCGATAAAGTTATCGTAATGTCCGTTAAGATCACTTTCATAGTTGCAGTAAACGCTATAAATTTCACTCTTGCCATCATAGTACTCATTCATAAATTTAGACCATAAAGTCGGAATTTTACCCTTGTCACCTATCTCATCTTCATTTTTAGTGCGAGTTTTTACTCCGTAAATTTCAAAGCTATCCTCTAAATTTATAATCTTCATAAACTACTTTTGTCCGTTAAAATTTTCAACCGCTTGGTTCCACATTAGCTTATATTTTCGTTTTAGAAATTCAACTTCATCTTGTGAAATTTTAAGCTGTTTTGTAAGCGTCTCGACCGTTTTTCTATCTTCGTCATAGAGCTCTTGCATCGAAATAAGCGCCTCTTTTAAAAATTTATTCTCATTTCTTAGGGTTTCAAGCGTCTCATCCTTTGCGTCAAGTACCTTTTCGTGTAAATTTAATATCGTTCCAATCGTCTTTTCAACAAAGCTGATACCATCTTGGCTTTGCGGCTGCAAGGATAAATTTTGCGAAACACTAGGCACCACGCTCATCGTTCCTTCGCTCGCTTCTATCAAAATTTCTCCATTTTCCTCTTTGGTTTTCAAAACGCCACGATTTATCATATCTTCGATAACTTCACGCTCCAAATGCACAAGTTTGCAAAATTCATCAACACCAAGATAGGTCTGCACCGCTTCTCCTTTTTACAGTATCACTTCAACCTTTGAAGAATCTTCCTCTAAAGCCTTTATCTTCGCCTCTCTGTCAGCTTTTAGAGCACTTGCCAGACTATCATCTTCAAGGGCTAAAATTTGCACCGCCAAATAGGCTGCATTTATGGCACCGGCCTTGCCAATAGCTAGAGTTGCCACTGGCATGCCACTTGGCATTTGCACTGTTGAGTAAAGTGCGTCAACACCGCTTAGAGCCGAACCTGCCATTGGTATGCCAATCACTGGTTTTGTAGTATTTGCAGCGATCGCTCCAGCTAGGTGAGCCGCCATACCAGCAGCTGCGATGAAGACTTTTGCGCCTTTTTTTTCTGCATTTGCGACGTATTCGCTAGTTCTTTTTGGACTTCTGTGAGCTGAGCTGATTATCAGTTCATATTTTACGCCAAATTTCTCTAGAGTCTTTGCCGTTTCGCTAACGATCTCATAGTCACTTTTACTTCCCATTATAATAGAAACAAATTTCATATTTTCTCCCTCAAAAAACTAAATTTTGGCAGCTTGACACCAAGACTTATCTCATTTTCATTGCCGCTATGAATTTCACTCATAATCTTGCCTTTTTTGGTGATAAGCTGTTTAAATTTGATAAATTTCTTGCCCTCTTGTGAATAAACCTTTGAGATTTCATTTTCACTATCATCTATGTGTGAGCCGATAGGCGCCACGATCTCGTAGCTATTGCCTGGAAAAATTTTATATTTGCACTTAAAAAACTCGCCATCTTCACTTATTGCATTTACCTGATGCGTGCCCTCTTCTAGGCTGCTAACGTGATTTTGCGTATCGGTTCGCTCATAAGGTCTATGCACCAAGTAGCCATCCGTAAAGCCGCGATTTTTCAGCGTATTTATCTCATTTTCATAAATTTGTGCGTTAAATTTATCATTTAACGCATCATCTATCGCCATTTTATAGGCTCTAGCCGTGCAAGCTGCGTAGTATTCGCTTTTTGTGCGGCCCTCTATCTTGAAGCTATCAATGACGCCGCTATCAACGATCTCTTTAATGTGTGAGATGAGGCAAAGATCCTTTGAGTTCATAATATGAGTGCCGTTTTCATCCTCTTCTAAGCGGAAAAGCACGCCGCTCTCTTCGTTTTTGGCATAGAGTTCATATTTAAACCTGCAGTCGTTGGCACAGCTACCGCGATTTGACATGCGTCCGCTTTGCACTGAGCTTACTAAGCACCTACCAGAGTAAGCAAAGCACATCGAGCCATGTACAAAAATTTCAATATCAAGAGTTGGAATTTCTTCTTTTATCTTTATGACATCTTTTAAGTTCATCTCGCGTGCTACGACGATACGTTTTGCGCCCATATCGTGATAAATTTTTGCATCAAGCACATTCATAACGTTTGCCTGAGTTGAGAGATGTATCTCGATATCAGGAGCAATGGCTTTTGCTAAACTCATAACGCCTGGAGTTGCGATGATAAAGGCATCTGGCTTCATCGCCGAGATGGTTTGCAAGTGCCTTTTTAGTGGCTCGATCTGAGAGTTAAAAGGGAAGGCATTTATGGTAGCATAAAATTTCTTTCCCTTTGCATGTGTGTAGTCTATCGCCTCTTTGAATGTTTCAAGGTTAAACTCCCTTGCTGATCTAGTCCTTAGTGAAAAGCTAGCCACCGAGCCATAAACAGCGTCAGCTCCATACTCAAGGGCGATTTTAAGTTTTGTTAAATTTCCAGCTGGAGATAAAAGCTCAGGCCTTTTTAGCACTATTTTTTACCCAAACTTTCTATCAAGGCTTCGATATCGTCGTTGCTGACAAGATTTTCAGTCGTTGTATCACCAGCGATGTGAACAGCGGAGCTAACACGCTTATCATCGTCAATTTTACCTTCAAACAAGGTATTCATATATTTGCTTAGTGCCCTCATAACATTGATAACACGCTCGATCTTTTGTCTATGAATGTCTTGATACTGCATCATATCCATAGCCATCATGATCTCATCTTGTCCCATTTGTAAATTTCCGATGATATTATCGATCGTACCAAGAAGTGAGTTATTTTTCTCCAAAGCTTCGCTAAATGCGGCGATATTTGGAAATTTCTCACTTAGCGTCGTAAATAGCTCAATATTTGAGTTTATTGTGTCTTTTAGGCTATTTGAGTCGCTCTCAGCGTCCATAAAAAAGTTATTTATCGTCTCAAGCTTGTCAAACATCTGAGTAGCTTTTTCTTCGCTATCTCTTGTTACATCGTCAAGCTGATGAACCATTTTGTGATCTTCCGTTGGTGGTGGTGGTGGCCAAACGCCATCTGCACTCACTCTATAATTTTCTGCATTCTTTGAATTACTTTCTGATTTTGACTGTGGCTCATCTTTAGTATCGATTGCTTCTGCAACTTCTGTTACCTCGTCCGTATCCTCTTTGACGTCCGCAACCTCTTGGCCAGTATCTTCTTTAGTCTCATCCAACTCATCATCTAGCCCACCTGCCATAAGTGCGTCAAGTTCCTCTTGGGTCATAAAAGCTCCTAATAAAATTTGGCTTGATTATATAGGATTTAAATAAAAAGTAAGTTTAAAGGCAATGCTTTTATCTTTAAATTTATAAATTTTTAGATAGCATTTTTAAAAATAAACGACCTTAAAAGGCTAAAAATGACCGTCGATCTTCACAACCACACGCCACTTTGCAAGCACGCAGTTGGAGAGCCAAGAGAGTATGTACAAAACGCAATAAAAGCTGGCACAAAATACTTTGGTTTTAGCGATCACGCACCAATGAACTACGATGAAGCTTACAGAATGAGCTTTGATGAAATGCAAGGCTATGAAGACGAAATTTTACATTTAAGAGATGAATTTAGCGGTGAGATAGAAATTTTGCTTGGCTATGAGATGGATTTTTTAGATAGATTTATGGATGAGCGAGTTTTTGCTAGAAAGGTTGATTATCTGATAGGCTCTGTGCATTTTTTTAATGGCTGGGCATTTGACAATCCAGAATTTATCGGTGGCTACGAGGGCAAAGACTTGGATCAGATTTGGCAAGAGTATTTTGATCACGTAGAAAGATCAGCCAAGCTTGGCAAATTTGACATTATGGGACATATCGATCTTTTAAAACTTTTTAAATTTTTGCCAAAAAAGGATGTTAGGATTTTGGCTAAAAATGCAGTAAATGCGATAAAAGAAGCAAATTTAGTTGTTGAGATAAATGCCGCTGGCTTTAGAAAACCTATCGGCGAGCAATATCCAAGCCTGAATTTACTTGAACTAATAGCCGAAAAAGATATAACCATCACCTTTGGCTCAGATGCTCACGCAAAAGAAGATATCGGTAAAAATGGTGAAATTTGCGAGCAAATAGCTAGAGATTTAGGTTATTCAAAATGTGCTATTTTTAAAAATAGAGATAGAGAATTAGTAAAATTTTAGATTGGGTTCAAATAAAATATAAATTTAATCTTAAATATTAGGTTTTATGATAGAATACGAAAAATTTAAAAATTAAAAGGAGAAAAAAGTGGGAAAATTCGTCCAAAATATAGATCATTTTTTTAATTTTTGTAAAGAAAATGAAGTCAAATTTGTAGATTTTAGATTTACTGATTTAGGTGGTGCTTGGCATAGCATCAGCTACAACATAAAAGCTGTTACAAAAGAAAATTTCATAAATGGTATCCCAATGGATGCTAGCTCTATGCATGGATGGCAACCAATCGATAAGAGCGATATGATAATGAAGCCAGAAGCTACAACTGCATTTTTAGACCCATTTACTTCTGATATTACAGTTGTTGTTTTTTGCGATATTTACGACATTTACAAGGGTCAAATTTATGAAAAATGCCCTCGCTCAATTGCCAAAAGAGCAATGCAGTACGTAAAAGATAGTGGTCTTGGCGATGAGGCATACTTTGGCCCTGAGAATGAATTTTTTGTCTTTGATAACGTCAAAATCATTGATAGCCCAAACTGCGCGATGTATCAAGTAGATAGCGAAGAAGGCGAGTGGAACGATGCTACTGACTTCAAAGATAGCTACAACACAGGTCATCGCCCACGCAGAAAAGGCGGCTACTTGATGACTCAGCCAATCGACAGCATGGTAGATCTAAGAGCTGAAATGATGCAAGTTCTAGAGCAAGTTGGCCTTGAAGTCTTTTTAGGACACCACGAAGTCGCTCAAGGACAAGGTGAGATCGGCGTGAAATTTGGTAACTTAGTCGAAGCCGCCGATAATGTTCAAATTTATAAATATGTCGTTCGCATGGTGGCTCACCTAAATGGCAAGACAGTTACATTTATGCCAAAACCACTCTACGGCGACAACGGCAGCGGCATGCACGTGCATCAATCAGTCTGGAAAGATGGCAAAAATTTATTCTACAAAGAGGGCAACTACGCAAATTTAAGTGACTTTGCTAGACACTACATCGGAGGCGTTTTAAAACACGCAAGAAGCGTTGCAGCTTTCACAAACCCGAGCACAAACAGCTACAAACGCCTAATTCCGGGCTTTGAAGCGCCATCTATCCTCACCTACTCTAGTCAAAACCGCTCAGCTAGCATCCGCATACCTTACGGCGCTGGCGAGAAGTCAGTTAGGGCTGAGATGAGATTTCCAGATAGCACAGCAAACCCTTATCTAGCCTTCTCAGCGATGCTAATGGCAGGCCTTGACGGCGTAAAACACAAATACGAGCCGGTTGGTCCGATGGATGAGAATTTATTTAAACTCCATCTTGATGAGATCAGAGAGCGTGGCATCGAGCAGCTTCCACACACACTTCGTGGTAGCCTTGAAGCGCTGATTCGCGATAATGAATACTTAAAGCCAATAATGACCGATCTTTTCATAGACACCTATCAACACTTCAAATTTGAAACTCAAGTTTGGCCTTACGAAGCGCGCCCAACCGCTTATGAGTTTAAAACTTGCTTCTCTTGCTAAAACGCAATCTCCAAGCTCATTTTGGGCTTGGAGACTTTTTTAATCAAATTTAAAACATAAAATCTCCGTCGTACATATCAATGCATCTTACATTAATAATATGTAAATTTTTAATACATATAAAAATACAAAATATTTAGCGTAAAATTTTATGTATCTTATCTATACTTTAGTAAAAAGTAAACTAAAAGCGATTAGAAGCATAATAATCCCAACAAAAATTTCTAAAATTTTCCATGAAAATTCTTTTGCAAAAACTGGAGCGAGAACTCTTGCTCCATATCCTAAAGAAAAGAAGAAAAATAGCGATGCAAGACTAGCACCGATGCCAAAAATTATATTTTCATCTCCAAATTTTGTTGAAATAGATCCTATTAAAAGCATCGTATCAAGATAGACGTGAGGATTTAGCCAAGTAAAAGCAAGCGTCAAAAGCACTATTTTGCTAAATTTTGACTCGTGTTGCGCACTAGGAAGAAGGCTTTTGGGATTTTTAAATGCACCATACAAACTCTTTAGACTATAGACAAATAAAAAGATAAAACCACCATATATGGCAACCTGTTTAAAAAACTCAAATTTTTGTAGCACTTTTGCAAAACCAAAAACTCCAGCAAATATAAGCAAGGCATCACCAAGTGCGCATATTAAGCAAACTGCAAAAACATGTTCCTTTTTTATACCCTGCTTCAAAACAAATGCATTTTGCGCGCCGATAGCCAATATTAAAGATAAACTTGTAAAAAATCCACTCCAAAATGCAGACATTTTCATCCTTTTTAAATTACCAATTATCTAAAATTTAACTAAAAGCAATCTAAAAGATCGAAAATTTTAACTATATGAAAAGGATAAATAATCATAAATTTATGCCTTTTTTTATAAAATCCTTGAACTTTATAAAAAGGATACCGCATTGCAAGCACTAGCTTTAAAATATCGCCCTAAAAATTTTGATGAACTCATCGGTCAAGAAGCAGTTAGCAAAAGCCTAATACATGCACTTGACGAGGGTCGCATAAGCCACGCATATCTATTTTCTGGGCTTAGAGGTAGTGGTAAAACTTCAAGTGCTAGGATATTTTCAAAAGCTCTAGTATGCGAAAAAGGACCTACTTCAAAGCCATGTGAAGTATGCCCACAATGCATAATGGCAAATGAGTCACGTCACATGGATATCATCGAGATGGACGCAGCTAGCCACAGAAAGATAGATGATATAAGAGAGCTAATAGAGCAAACAAAATATGCTCCGGCAATGGCAAGATATAAAATTTTTATAATTGACGAAGTACATATGCTAACTAAAGAGGCTTTCAATGCCCTTTTAAAAACGCTTGAGGAGCCACCAAGTTATGTAAAATTTATCCTAGCAACGACTGATCCATTAAAGCTTCCAACTACCGTGCTTTCAAGGACGCAGCATTTTAGATTTAAGCAAATAAGCAGATACAGCATCATTAAACATCTTGAGTTTATTTTAAGCAAAGAAGGCATTAGCTATGAAAAAGAGGCGCTTGAAATTTTAGCAAGAAGTGGCGGAGGATCGCTAAGAGATACTTTGACACTTCTTGATCAAGCTATCATTTACGGGGCAAATAATGTCACGGCAAATGGCGTAGCATCGATGTTAGGGCTTCTTGATCCAGAAAAGATCGAAGAGATAATAACTCATGTTTTAAATCACGATAAAAATGCTATCAGAGTGCTTGTAAGCGAGCTTGAAAGCCACGATCCAGAGATGATAATAGATGAAATTTTGGCAAATTTAAAGCAAAAATTTATAGAAAACGACTCAAAAATTTCTTTACTTGTTTATGAAAGATTTTTTAGAATTTTGGCACAAGCTAAAGGTATGCTAAATGTAAGTAGCGACAATGGCTTTGTGCTAATGCTAATGCTTTTTATGATGATAGAAGCACTAAATTTACAAGATATCGATGATGCTATAAATGAAGCGATCTCAAAAAATAACGAGAATTTCACTCAAATCACAGAAGTCATCACTCAAAAAAGCCAAGCAGCTCCTGCTAAAATGCAAGGTCCATATGAACTCTTTTTAACAAAAATTTATGATAAAAATTACGATCTTGGCGAGTTTTTTAAAGAATTTGTAGAATTTAGCTTCTTTAATAACAATGAGCTTGGACTGATAGTAAATGCAAAAGATGAAAATCTAGAGTATTTTAAGAAAAATTGGAAAATTTTAAACGAGATATTGCGTACGCTTTTTGGACAAAATGCGAAGATAGTAAATGCAAAGAGTGATGAACAAAAAGCACAAACTAAGATGCCTAAAGCCTCTTTAGAAAATAATGAAAAAAGCGAATTAGACGAGCTTGATGAGGAAATTTCAAGACTAAATGCAAATAACATTGAAACTAAAAATGAGCCAAAAACCGAGATAAAAAGCGAGCCGCAAAACGAGAAAAACAACTTTGCTTTGATGCTAAACAAAGAGCTAAAAACGCCAGAAGAGCTTCAAAGGCAAAGAGAACAAGGTGTGCTAAAAGAGGCTAATAGACTTTTTGGTGAGCCAACGATTGAGAGCTAAATTTTATCTTTATTAGATTTTGCTCTTTTTTTTAGAGCTTCTTTTTTGCGAAGCTCTAGCTCATAAGCTTCATTTAGCGCATCTTCATCGTCCAAATTTGCTCCGTCTAAAAATTTTCGGTAGTCCTCAAATTGCTTATTTTTTATCCCCCAAAGTACGCCAAAAAGCAAAAATGCTCCCATCAAAACCGAGATAAAAACCAGCATCGCAAGTGTCGCGCTATCCATTATTTTTCCTTAAATTTTCTAACAATATAAAGCGAGTTTAAGATAACACTTAGCGAGCTAAGCGACATAAAAAGCGCAGCAAATAGCGGAATGACGTAGCCACATACGGCAAATGGCAGAGCAAGAACATTATAAAGAAGGCAAAAGAGCAAATTTTGCTTTATCGTTTTGTAAGTAAATTTTGAGATTTTTATGGCCTTTGCTAGACTTTTTAAACTATCATCAAGTAGCGCTACATCACTTCTTTCTAAGCTTATTGCCGCCCCGCTTCCCATACAAATGGCAACATGAGCAAGGCTAAGCGCTGCTGCGTCGTTTATACCGTCCCCTACCATTAGCACCTTTTTGCCTTGCTCTTTTAGTTCGCTTATAAATTTAGCTTTCGTTTCAGGCAACATCTCTGCTCTAAACTCACTCACGCCAAGCTCATCTGCCACATTTTTTACCACTTTTTGCACGTCGCCACTTAAGATACACACTTTCATGCCAGCGCTATTTAGCTCGTATATCAAGGTCTTTGCTTCAGGTTTTATGCTATCTTTTAGGTAAAATTTCGCCACTAGCTCACCATTAAGTCCCACAAAAAAGCTCACATTTTCTTCAGTTTCATCAAAGCTAATACCATTTTCAACTAAAAATCGCTTGCTTCCTGCATAAAATTTTTTACCTGAAATTTCAGCCTCAACACCCTTTGCCACGCTTAAATTTATATTTTTAAGCTCTATTTTCCTTGCGCCTTTTTGCTTTAGAAATTTAGCCACTGCCACGCTTATTTGATGATTTGATATAAGAGCTAGCGAATAAATTTCATCTAAACTTATGCTCTCTTTTATGAAAAAATCACTAACTTCAAATTCTGCCTTTGTGAGCGTGCCAGTCTTGTCAAATACCGCTACATCGCACTTTGCAAGGCTTTCAAAAAATTTAGCCTCTTTAAAAAGTACTCTATTTTTAAAGGCCACACCAAGGGCACAGACACTACTAACTGGCGTGGCAAGCGCAAGCGCACAAGGGCAAGCGATCACGATGACGCTAACAGCCGTGACAATAGCCTCTGAAAAGCCATATTTAAAGTACCAAAACCAAAATGTAAAAAATGCCAAAGTCAGCACGCTAAGAGAAAATTTAGAAGCGATTTTATTGACTACTAGCTCGATATTTGGCTTTTTTAGCTCTGCATTTTGGAGTAAATTTATAAG
It encodes the following:
- the glnA gene encoding type I glutamate--ammonia ligase; this encodes MGKFVQNIDHFFNFCKENEVKFVDFRFTDLGGAWHSISYNIKAVTKENFINGIPMDASSMHGWQPIDKSDMIMKPEATTAFLDPFTSDITVVVFCDIYDIYKGQIYEKCPRSIAKRAMQYVKDSGLGDEAYFGPENEFFVFDNVKIIDSPNCAMYQVDSEEGEWNDATDFKDSYNTGHRPRRKGGYLMTQPIDSMVDLRAEMMQVLEQVGLEVFLGHHEVAQGQGEIGVKFGNLVEAADNVQIYKYVVRMVAHLNGKTVTFMPKPLYGDNGSGMHVHQSVWKDGKNLFYKEGNYANLSDFARHYIGGVLKHARSVAAFTNPSTNSYKRLIPGFEAPSILTYSSQNRSASIRIPYGAGEKSVRAEMRFPDSTANPYLAFSAMLMAGLDGVKHKYEPVGPMDENLFKLHLDEIRERGIEQLPHTLRGSLEALIRDNEYLKPIMTDLFIDTYQHFKFETQVWPYEARPTAYEFKTCFSC
- the glyQ gene encoding glycine--tRNA ligase subunit alpha, giving the protein MTFSQIILTLQNYWQEQGCVILQPYDMPAGAGTYHQATFLRSLGPKPWATAYVAPSRRPTDGRYGENPNRLGAYYQFQVLIKPSPENIQELYLKSLEKLGLNLKDHDIRFVEDNWESPTLGAWGLGWEVWLDGMEVTQFTYFQQVGGIACELISGEITYGLERLAMYLQDVNSVYDIVWDDRDGNIVTYADVHKQGEYEWSKYNFEVANVDMLFNQFENAFNECKRCLEAKISLPAYDYCMLAAHTFNVLDARGAISVTQRQDYILKIRELAKECALTYKESLEQK
- a CDS encoding LysE/ArgO family amino acid transporter, which translates into the protein MSAFWSGFFTSLSLILAIGAQNAFVLKQGIKKEHVFAVCLICALGDALLIFAGVFGFAKVLQKFEFFKQVAIYGGFIFLFVYSLKSLYGAFKNPKSLLPSAQHESKFSKIVLLTLAFTWLNPHVYLDTMLLIGSISTKFGDENIIFGIGASLASLFFFFSLGYGARVLAPVFAKEFSWKILEIFVGIIMLLIAFSLLFTKV
- a CDS encoding peptidase U32 family protein; protein product: MLKRPELLSPAGNLTKLKIALEYGADAVYGSVASFSLRTRSAREFNLETFKEAIDYTHAKGKKFYATINAFPFNSQIEPLKRHLQTISAMKPDAFIIATPGVMSLAKAIAPDIEIHLSTQANVMNVLDAKIYHDMGAKRIVVAREMNLKDVIKIKEEIPTLDIEIFVHGSMCFAYSGRCLVSSVQSGRMSNRGSCANDCRFKYELYAKNEESGVLFRLEEDENGTHIMNSKDLCLISHIKEIVDSGVIDSFKIEGRTKSEYYAACTARAYKMAIDDALNDKFNAQIYENEINTLKNRGFTDGYLVHRPYERTDTQNHVSSLEEGTHQVNAISEDGEFFKCKYKIFPGNSYEIVAPIGSHIDDSENEISKVYSQEGKKFIKFKQLITKKGKIMSEIHSGNENEISLGVKLPKFSFLREKI
- a CDS encoding GyrI-like domain-containing protein; protein product: MKIINLEDSFEIYGVKTRTKNEDEIGDKGKIPTLWSKFMNEYYDGKSEIYSVYCNYESDLNGHYDNFIGTRSSHKSDEILEIKSGKYAVFSFAREPQNVAKFWGEIWRYFESSELKRAYETDFELYSSDEIKIFISILG
- a CDS encoding histidinol-phosphatase; this encodes MTVDLHNHTPLCKHAVGEPREYVQNAIKAGTKYFGFSDHAPMNYDEAYRMSFDEMQGYEDEILHLRDEFSGEIEILLGYEMDFLDRFMDERVFARKVDYLIGSVHFFNGWAFDNPEFIGGYEGKDLDQIWQEYFDHVERSAKLGKFDIMGHIDLLKLFKFLPKKDVRILAKNAVNAIKEANLVVEINAAGFRKPIGEQYPSLNLLELIAEKDITITFGSDAHAKEDIGKNGEICEQIARDLGYSKCAIFKNRDRELVKF
- a CDS encoding DNA polymerase III subunit gamma/tau, with the protein product MQALALKYRPKNFDELIGQEAVSKSLIHALDEGRISHAYLFSGLRGSGKTSSARIFSKALVCEKGPTSKPCEVCPQCIMANESRHMDIIEMDAASHRKIDDIRELIEQTKYAPAMARYKIFIIDEVHMLTKEAFNALLKTLEEPPSYVKFILATTDPLKLPTTVLSRTQHFRFKQISRYSIIKHLEFILSKEGISYEKEALEILARSGGGSLRDTLTLLDQAIIYGANNVTANGVASMLGLLDPEKIEEIITHVLNHDKNAIRVLVSELESHDPEMIIDEILANLKQKFIENDSKISLLVYERFFRILAQAKGMLNVSSDNGFVLMLMLFMMIEALNLQDIDDAINEAISKNNENFTQITEVITQKSQAAPAKMQGPYELFLTKIYDKNYDLGEFFKEFVEFSFFNNNELGLIVNAKDENLEYFKKNWKILNEILRTLFGQNAKIVNAKSDEQKAQTKMPKASLENNEKSELDELDEEISRLNANNIETKNEPKTEIKSEPQNEKNNFALMLNKELKTPEELQRQREQGVLKEANRLFGEPTIES
- a CDS encoding AbgT family transporter, which gives rise to MNKKNNSSILSFIENFGNKLPNPTMLFIYLSLITIIISFVLEKMGVGVSYQAIKDGQISQLNANVINLLSADSLRSFVSSVLKNFTNFYPLGVVFAIILGIGIADKSGLLSALMTKIALKSSKIWVTPIVIFLGVMSNVASSVGYVVLIPLGAILFAGFGRHPIAGLAAAFAGVSGGWSANLLIGTNDPMFAAFSMQAASVLNPDYVVLATANWYFMIASTFLIVFVGWFVTDKIVEPRLGKFDFLGDFSLKEHSDISAEQKRGLKFSLIALIVFVILLLVAILPSGSLFGAKGNESFMKSTFMHSIVVFMMLLFIVVGVAYGVGARTIKSSNDAIKFMEQSISELSGFLVLIFFAAQFTYLFNTSNIGLVLSIKGSIFLKEVGLTGLSLIIVFIFLIAFINLFIAVDSAKWAMMAPIFVPMFMNLGLSPELTQAAFRIGDSTTNIITPLMPFFVLIVAFMQKYKKELKIGSVVSIMLPYTVAFLISWTALMSFWYIFDLPLGPGAVIHYVK
- the purE gene encoding 5-(carboxyamino)imidazole ribonucleotide mutase; the encoded protein is MKFVSIIMGSKSDYEIVSETAKTLEKFGVKYELIISSAHRSPKRTSEYVANAEKKGAKVFIAAAGMAAHLAGAIAANTTKPVIGIPMAGSALSGVDALYSTVQMPSGMPVATLAIGKAGAINAAYLAVQILALEDDSLASALKADREAKIKALEEDSSKVEVIL
- a CDS encoding DUF3972 domain-containing protein; translated protein: MQTYLGVDEFCKLVHLEREVIEDMINRGVLKTKEENGEILIEASEGTMSVVPSVSQNLSLQPQSQDGISFVEKTIGTILNLHEKVLDAKDETLETLRNENKFLKEALISMQELYDEDRKTVETLTKQLKISQDEVEFLKRKYKLMWNQAVENFNGQK
- a CDS encoding chemotaxis protein, whose protein sequence is MTQEELDALMAGGLDDELDETKEDTGQEVADVKEDTDEVTEVAEAIDTKDEPQSKSESNSKNAENYRVSADGVWPPPPPTEDHKMVHQLDDVTRDSEEKATQMFDKLETINNFFMDAESDSNSLKDTINSNIELFTTLSEKFPNIAAFSEALEKNNSLLGTIDNIIGNLQMGQDEIMMAMDMMQYQDIHRQKIERVINVMRALSKYMNTLFEGKIDDDKRVSSAVHIAGDTTTENLVSNDDIEALIESLGKK